One genomic segment of Pseudomonas sp. p1(2021b) includes these proteins:
- a CDS encoding MFS transporter, whose translation MSRRLMFSVLLGHYLSAFTALGVPLYLPRILADLAPDAPGWSIGVLFVLPTLCTALAAPIWGRLADRHGCRLSLLRAHAGLAAGFLLAGLSPNLALFALALVIQGTFGGAMAASNAYLATQLNDGNLSRALNWTQYSARLAMISGPILLGLLTASGMGQELYRVLAWLPLLAFVLILPLPDDRGQAKARKKTGDTGSELPQDLPRLLLVQFLFCFAMVVTFPYFVPYGEALGVRNDALIGLLYALPHLVYLVALPWFQRHESNLLLPGLALFALGNMLQFGASDPWLLFAWRLLGGLGMLLAFIGLHRCLSQRRNQGSAGRLFAWFDSSGKWAGAAAGVVAGLVSQRLGIASPFLVASLAAFAALLLARPLLVAQREITA comes from the coding sequence ATGTCCCGACGCCTGATGTTCAGCGTGCTGCTGGGGCACTACCTGTCGGCGTTCACCGCCCTGGGCGTGCCCCTGTACCTGCCACGCATCCTCGCCGACCTGGCGCCGGACGCACCGGGCTGGAGCATCGGCGTGCTGTTCGTCCTGCCCACCCTGTGCACCGCCCTGGCGGCGCCGATCTGGGGCCGCTTGGCGGATCGCCACGGTTGCCGGCTGTCGCTGCTGCGCGCCCATGCCGGTTTGGCCGCAGGCTTCCTGCTCGCGGGCCTGAGCCCGAACCTTGCGCTGTTCGCCCTGGCCCTGGTGATCCAGGGCACCTTCGGCGGTGCCATGGCGGCCTCCAATGCCTACCTGGCCACCCAGCTCAACGACGGCAACCTGTCGCGCGCCCTGAACTGGACCCAATACTCGGCCCGCCTGGCGATGATCAGCGGGCCGATCCTGCTCGGCCTGCTCACCGCCAGCGGCATGGGCCAGGAACTGTATCGCGTATTGGCTTGGCTGCCGCTGCTGGCGTTCGTGTTGATCCTGCCGCTGCCCGACGACCGCGGCCAGGCCAAGGCGCGCAAGAAAACCGGCGACACAGGCAGCGAGCTGCCCCAGGACCTGCCACGCCTGCTGCTGGTGCAGTTCCTGTTCTGCTTCGCCATGGTCGTCACCTTCCCCTACTTCGTGCCCTACGGCGAAGCCCTGGGGGTGCGCAACGATGCCCTGATCGGCCTGCTCTACGCCCTGCCGCACCTGGTCTACCTGGTCGCCCTGCCGTGGTTCCAGCGCCATGAAAGCAACCTGCTGCTGCCGGGGCTCGCGCTGTTCGCCCTGGGCAACATGCTGCAGTTCGGCGCCAGCGACCCGTGGCTGCTGTTCGCCTGGCGCCTGCTCGGCGGGCTGGGCATGTTGCTCGCCTTCATCGGCCTGCACCGCTGCCTCAGCCAGCGGCGCAACCAGGGCAGTGCCGGGCGCCTGTTCGCCTGGTTCGACTCCAGCGGCAAATGGGCCGGCGCCGCCGCCGGCGTGGTGGCGGGGCTGGTCAGCCAACGCCTTGGCATCGCTTCACCGTTCCTGGTCGCCAGCCTCGCCGCATTCGCCGCGCTGCTGCTGGCCCGCCCTCTACTTGTCGCTCAACGGGAGATCACCGCATGA
- a CDS encoding IucA/IucC family protein, which yields MTAAHACAEAAIGQRIIDCFLREDIRGLVSQGRLGPLPTPLAAHELAHTSRTWLQVSHLDIGELWLPVRQGAPLQAWSALGDAWLRTQAGQVLHERGHAAWLELMSQGLDDESLALFRAYGEEADCAVAHRVLCQQARVEQGTHPAALLDAPTWDARLLQIDRLASYLDHPFYPTARAKSGFDQDALQRYAPEFAPRLQLNWLAVPQGDLALTCAPPAHWPSFAEVGLNPALAHTHALLPVHPMTWPELERHGLPAGAVRAPAPALWVQPTLSVRTVACVDQPRWHIKLPLLVRTLGARNLRLIKPSTLYDGHAFQCILQALAERDPALAGRYRHVDELHGGHVGEHKHLAYIVRHYPEGLEQTTLVPVAALASSLEDGRLFVQALAERFHGGDLLAWLDQYLDLLLQVHLRLWLRYGIALEANQQNAVLMFQAGRPLRLLMKDNDAARLWPHRFLAACPDLAERCQGLRDERIRVERFEPLAEMFTTITLQLNIVAPLEAIAEAGLAPRQALYQRLRERLHACLEQLEGEGLDCGEARRFLLDSPYLPVKYLLSAGSLFSKAWSGAQDINKFYGYSARNFLLEGPACPDA from the coding sequence ATGACTGCCGCCCATGCCTGCGCCGAGGCAGCCATCGGCCAACGCATCATCGACTGCTTCCTGCGCGAGGACATCCGCGGCCTGGTCAGCCAGGGCCGCCTGGGCCCGCTGCCCACGCCGCTCGCCGCCCATGAACTGGCACACACCTCCCGTACTTGGTTACAAGTCAGCCACCTGGACATCGGCGAACTCTGGCTGCCGGTACGCCAGGGGGCGCCGCTGCAAGCCTGGAGCGCCCTGGGCGATGCCTGGTTGCGCACCCAGGCGGGCCAGGTTCTGCATGAGCGTGGCCATGCAGCCTGGCTGGAGCTGATGAGCCAAGGGCTGGACGACGAGAGCCTGGCGCTGTTCCGCGCCTACGGCGAGGAAGCCGACTGCGCCGTGGCGCATCGTGTCCTCTGCCAGCAGGCCCGCGTCGAGCAAGGTACCCACCCGGCCGCCCTGCTCGACGCCCCGACCTGGGACGCACGCCTGCTGCAAATCGACCGCCTGGCCAGCTACCTCGACCACCCCTTCTACCCCACCGCCCGCGCCAAGAGCGGCTTCGACCAGGACGCCCTGCAACGCTACGCGCCCGAGTTCGCCCCACGCCTGCAATTGAACTGGCTGGCCGTGCCTCAGGGCGACCTGGCGTTGACCTGCGCCCCGCCCGCGCATTGGCCAAGCTTCGCCGAGGTGGGCCTGAACCCGGCCCTGGCCCATACCCACGCGCTGCTGCCAGTGCATCCGATGACCTGGCCGGAGCTCGAGCGCCATGGCCTGCCGGCCGGCGCCGTGCGCGCCCCAGCTCCTGCGCTGTGGGTGCAGCCGACCCTCTCGGTGCGTACCGTCGCCTGTGTCGACCAGCCGCGCTGGCACATCAAGCTGCCGCTGCTGGTCCGCACCCTGGGGGCCCGCAACCTGCGCTTGATCAAGCCCAGCACCCTGTATGACGGCCATGCCTTCCAATGCATCCTGCAGGCCCTGGCCGAGCGCGACCCGGCCCTGGCCGGTCGCTACCGGCACGTCGACGAGCTGCATGGCGGCCACGTCGGCGAGCACAAGCACCTGGCCTATATCGTGCGCCACTACCCAGAAGGGCTGGAGCAGACCACTCTGGTGCCGGTGGCGGCCCTGGCCAGCTCGCTGGAGGATGGTCGGCTGTTCGTCCAGGCCCTGGCCGAGCGCTTCCATGGCGGCGACCTGCTGGCCTGGCTGGACCAGTACCTGGACCTGCTGCTGCAGGTGCACCTGCGCCTGTGGCTGCGCTACGGCATCGCCCTGGAAGCCAACCAGCAGAACGCCGTGCTGATGTTCCAGGCGGGCCGGCCCCTGCGCCTGCTGATGAAGGACAACGACGCCGCACGCCTGTGGCCGCACCGTTTCCTGGCCGCCTGCCCGGACCTGGCCGAACGCTGCCAGGGCCTGCGCGACGAACGCATCCGTGTGGAGCGTTTCGAGCCGCTGGCGGAGATGTTCACCACCATCACCCTGCAACTGAACATCGTCGCGCCCCTTGAGGCCATCGCCGAAGCCGGGCTGGCCCCGCGCCAGGCGCTGTACCAGCGCCTGCGCGAGCGCCTGCACGCCTGCCTGGAACAGCTCGAAGGCGAGGGCCTGGACTGCGGCGAGGCACGCCGCTTCCTGCTCGACAGCCCCTACCTGCCGGTCAAGTACCTGCTCAGTGCCGGCAGCCTGTTCAGCAAGGCCTGGTCCGGGGCCCAGGACATCAACAAGTTCTATGGCTACAGCGCCCGGAACTTCCTGCTGGAGGGCCCGGCATGTCCCGACGCCTGA
- a CDS encoding acetyl-CoA carboxylase biotin carboxylase subunit family protein translates to MQRPLVILTHIAHPAITEGFLPAALARDLPVVLVTDHAQQHRRLLANVGYPAERLQIHECDVFNPLAVIELINAYGWAPRAVFSNSDHLQTATALVAEAFGCPGKDWHLCYAAKNKAAMRQRLQQLGLPSPWFQVLTPGAALPTDACYPLVAKPREGVASLDVQLCRNADELSAYCTRFWQLNPGRALLLEAYLEGPLFTLETLGDGQRLRTIGGFDVSLSEPPYFVELAARWNGPLGQAHRAAALAQVAAFGINFGVCHSEFILTAEGPVLVEINYRSIGDGREFLLERLLPQGWFDRILALHLGEALTEPQPGDNHALVHYLVAERSGHLREAPGSFQDEGDGHWHEYRALHQAGDDIRLSNSNKDYIGVLRLIERDDARLQARLQATLADLRWVIA, encoded by the coding sequence ATGCAACGACCGCTCGTGATCCTCACCCACATCGCCCACCCCGCCATCACCGAAGGTTTCCTGCCCGCGGCCCTGGCCCGGGACCTGCCGGTGGTGCTGGTCACCGACCACGCCCAGCAGCACCGCCGCCTGCTGGCCAACGTCGGCTACCCGGCCGAGCGCCTGCAGATCCATGAGTGCGACGTGTTCAACCCGCTCGCGGTGATCGAGCTGATCAATGCCTACGGCTGGGCGCCCCGGGCGGTGTTCTCCAACAGCGACCACCTGCAGACCGCCACTGCCCTGGTGGCCGAGGCTTTTGGCTGCCCCGGCAAGGACTGGCACCTGTGCTACGCCGCCAAGAACAAGGCCGCCATGCGCCAACGCCTGCAGCAGCTCGGGCTGCCCAGCCCGTGGTTCCAGGTCCTGACTCCAGGTGCCGCGCTGCCCACCGATGCCTGCTACCCGCTGGTGGCCAAACCACGGGAGGGCGTTGCCAGCCTCGATGTACAGTTGTGCCGCAACGCCGACGAGCTCAGCGCCTACTGCACGCGGTTCTGGCAGCTCAACCCGGGCCGCGCCCTGCTGCTGGAAGCCTACCTGGAGGGCCCGCTGTTCACCCTCGAAACCCTCGGTGATGGCCAGCGCCTGAGGACGATCGGCGGCTTCGATGTGAGCCTGTCCGAGCCCCCGTACTTCGTCGAGCTCGCCGCCCGCTGGAACGGCCCGCTGGGCCAGGCCCACCGTGCCGCCGCACTGGCCCAGGTGGCCGCGTTCGGCATCAATTTCGGGGTCTGCCACAGCGAATTCATCCTCACCGCCGAAGGACCGGTGCTGGTGGAGATCAACTACCGCAGCATTGGCGACGGCCGCGAATTCCTGCTCGAGCGCCTGCTGCCGCAAGGCTGGTTCGACCGCATCCTGGCCCTGCACCTGGGCGAGGCCCTCACCGAACCCCAACCTGGCGACAACCATGCCCTGGTGCACTACCTGGTAGCTGAACGCTCCGGGCACCTGCGCGAGGCGCCCGGCAGCTTCCAGGACGAAGGTGACGGCCACTGGCACGAATATCGCGCCCTGCACCAGGCCGGCGATGACATCCGCCTGAGCAACTCCAACAAGGACTACATCGGCGTGCTGCGCCTGATCGAACGCGACGACGCTCGCCTCCAGGCCCGCCTGCAGGCCACCCTGGCCGACCTGCGCTGGGTGATCGCATGA
- a CDS encoding TonB-dependent receptor family protein, protein MKTTSHLLALPLSLLTVGIAHAAEQDDPIVVEPMVIKGDVLGKASAPEVLTYSGSRSVVDEQDLKKGSVRGLDDALQRVPGVKIFDETGTGALPQISVRGLYESRSGRIQALSDGIPLALAPYGQTGMSLFPATLATVDRIDIVRGGAAVQYGPNNVGGVINFISKPIPRKWETTLQERTTFAPGGRQLWDSYLGTGGYLTDNFGLQLDLNTLNGEYGREHSDTDVQNYRLRGQWNIDDDREFSFGIQRYVADMDLAGALSVKDYKDDPRQSTRPLDRFEGDTNRIWGTYTQYLGAMGPFDSVEFSWTNFAHDSYRNFVIGQPFAPDVPANEKQESPRDFKVWGSEPRLSMSIDGDTVGQTWLVGARYISEDIDYDVYRQDLASGNTRVIRDWKFDNDAKAVYLSNAISLLDHRLTITPGVRYENATMDYSDGVSGFKRTNKAKEWLPGLTVGYQASDKWFVYANAQRSLRPPQVSQIVKEGAVASEIAWNYETGVRYTPQENLRVDFGLYRIDFDDQIEYDGSIDRFVNLGSTRHQGFETEIFWSPEAIRGLELHAGYAFLDAKQRSGQYKGNDVPKASKHQLILDGRYHFAEFWTYSLDGLYISKSYSDAANSHDEDPDGEHGPLPAYWIWNTAIERTFKLANHSVLTTSAGISNLFDRQYYFRGIDTSPLGRQPAPGRTVTLGVNYRF, encoded by the coding sequence ATGAAAACAACAAGCCATCTACTCGCTCTCCCCCTCAGCCTGCTCACAGTCGGTATCGCTCATGCCGCGGAGCAAGACGATCCGATCGTCGTCGAACCGATGGTCATCAAAGGCGATGTCCTGGGCAAAGCCAGCGCACCGGAGGTGCTCACCTACAGCGGCAGCCGCAGCGTCGTCGACGAGCAGGACTTGAAGAAAGGCAGCGTGCGCGGCCTGGACGATGCCCTGCAGCGGGTGCCAGGGGTGAAGATCTTCGACGAGACCGGTACCGGCGCGCTGCCGCAGATTTCCGTGCGCGGTCTGTACGAGAGCCGCAGCGGCCGTATCCAGGCGCTGTCTGACGGCATCCCGCTGGCGCTGGCCCCCTACGGCCAGACCGGCATGTCGCTGTTCCCGGCAACCCTGGCCACGGTGGACCGCATCGACATCGTGCGCGGCGGCGCGGCCGTACAGTACGGCCCCAACAACGTCGGCGGGGTGATCAACTTCATCAGCAAGCCCATCCCGCGCAAATGGGAAACCACCCTGCAGGAGCGCACCACCTTCGCCCCCGGCGGGCGCCAGCTGTGGGACAGCTACCTGGGCACCGGCGGCTACCTGACCGATAACTTCGGGCTGCAGCTGGACCTGAACACCCTCAACGGTGAATACGGCCGCGAACACTCCGACACCGACGTGCAGAACTACCGCCTGCGCGGGCAGTGGAACATTGATGACGACCGCGAGTTCAGCTTCGGCATCCAGCGCTATGTCGCCGACATGGACCTGGCTGGTGCGCTCAGCGTCAAGGACTACAAGGACGACCCACGCCAGTCCACCCGGCCCCTGGACCGCTTCGAAGGGGATACCAACCGCATTTGGGGTACTTATACCCAATACTTAGGCGCCATGGGGCCGTTCGATTCGGTGGAGTTCAGTTGGACCAATTTTGCTCATGATAGCTATCGAAATTTCGTCATCGGTCAACCATTTGCGCCAGATGTACCAGCAAACGAAAAACAAGAAAGCCCTCGCGATTTCAAGGTTTGGGGTAGCGAACCGCGCTTGAGCATGAGCATTGATGGCGACACCGTCGGGCAGACGTGGCTCGTTGGCGCACGCTATATCAGTGAGGATATTGATTACGACGTTTATCGACAGGATCTGGCAAGTGGAAACACTAGAGTAATTCGCGATTGGAAGTTCGACAATGATGCCAAAGCCGTATACTTGAGTAACGCTATCAGTTTATTAGACCATCGCCTTACTATCACACCGGGCGTGCGGTACGAAAACGCAACTATGGACTACTCCGATGGGGTGAGCGGTTTCAAACGCACCAATAAAGCCAAAGAATGGCTGCCCGGCTTAACCGTTGGCTACCAAGCATCTGATAAATGGTTCGTATATGCCAATGCCCAACGTTCCCTAAGACCGCCACAAGTTAGTCAAATCGTAAAAGAGGGTGCTGTAGCCTCGGAAATTGCGTGGAACTACGAAACAGGTGTGCGCTACACTCCGCAGGAAAACTTGCGTGTGGACTTTGGTTTGTATCGCATCGATTTCGACGATCAAATCGAATATGACGGCAGCATCGACCGTTTTGTAAACTTGGGTAGCACCCGTCACCAAGGATTCGAGACAGAAATTTTTTGGTCACCTGAAGCTATTCGTGGTCTCGAACTGCATGCGGGGTATGCATTCCTGGATGCCAAGCAGCGCAGCGGTCAATATAAGGGCAACGATGTACCGAAGGCTTCCAAGCACCAATTAATCCTCGATGGTCGCTACCACTTCGCCGAGTTCTGGACTTATAGTTTGGATGGCCTCTATATCAGCAAAAGCTACAGTGATGCGGCCAACAGTCATGATGAAGATCCTGACGGTGAACATGGTCCGCTCCCTGCTTATTGGATATGGAACACTGCAATCGAGCGTACGTTCAAACTTGCCAACCATAGCGTGCTGACTACCTCCGCTGGCATTAGTAACTTGTTCGATCGTCAGTATTACTTCCGTGGCATTGATACCAGTCCCTTGGGACGCCAGCCGGCCCCAGGCCGCACGGTCACGCTCGGCGTGAACTACCGCTTCTAA
- a CDS encoding HpcH/HpaI aldolase family protein: MIALAGYHFLILDMEHLLRAGDELMHCVRACESAGVSPWLRVPEVDAKLIGRALDAGVEAVVLPRVESAAEVARAVEAAFFPPLGRRGITGGRVTGFGRLPLPHYIEQANQACPIVPMIESAAGLRALPDILQLPGIGMVLEGALDLALDLQLGPDPLHPQVWQALQEVASACQHAGVPFCANPRTPEQHRHWQALGIRSYLAGEDRGLLHGALKKRLAELQPTT; this comes from the coding sequence ATGATCGCCCTCGCCGGCTATCACTTCCTCATCCTCGACATGGAACACCTGCTGCGCGCCGGCGATGAACTGATGCATTGCGTGCGGGCCTGCGAGTCTGCCGGGGTATCGCCCTGGCTGCGCGTTCCCGAGGTCGACGCCAAGCTGATCGGCCGTGCCCTCGATGCCGGCGTCGAGGCGGTGGTGCTGCCCCGGGTAGAAAGCGCGGCCGAGGTCGCCCGCGCCGTCGAGGCTGCGTTCTTCCCGCCCCTGGGGCGTCGCGGCATTACCGGTGGCCGGGTGACCGGCTTCGGCCGCCTGCCCCTGCCCCACTACATCGAGCAGGCCAACCAGGCCTGCCCCATCGTGCCGATGATCGAAAGCGCCGCTGGTCTGCGCGCATTGCCCGACATCCTCCAACTGCCCGGCATCGGCATGGTCCTGGAAGGCGCACTGGACCTCGCCCTGGACCTGCAGCTGGGCCCCGACCCTCTGCATCCGCAGGTCTGGCAGGCCTTGCAGGAGGTGGCCAGTGCCTGCCAGCACGCTGGCGTCCCGTTCTGCGCCAACCCGCGTACCCCGGAGCAGCATCGCCATTGGCAAGCCCTGGGCATCCGCAGCTACCTGGCCGGCGAAGACCGCGGCCTGCTGCACGGCGCCTTGAAAAAGCGCCTGGCCGAGCTGCAACCCACCACCTGA
- a CDS encoding GFA family protein, whose amino-acid sequence MHLFTGGCLCGQVRFEASGQPYRVGLCHCLDCRKHHGALFHASAIFPEEAVKVEGQTGDYAGRFFCPRCGSSVFSRSGDEVEVHLGALDAPDQFTPTYESWTVRREGWLPAFSLARHYAGDREGAGRSEN is encoded by the coding sequence ATGCACCTGTTCACAGGCGGTTGCCTTTGCGGCCAAGTCCGCTTCGAGGCTTCGGGGCAGCCATACAGGGTGGGGCTTTGTCACTGCCTCGATTGCCGCAAGCACCATGGGGCGTTGTTTCACGCGTCGGCGATTTTTCCCGAAGAAGCGGTGAAGGTCGAAGGCCAGACGGGCGATTATGCCGGGCGGTTTTTCTGCCCACGCTGCGGGTCGTCGGTGTTTTCGCGAAGCGGGGACGAAGTGGAGGTCCACCTGGGGGCGCTGGATGCGCCGGACCAGTTCACGCCGACCTATGAAAGCTGGACCGTTCGGCGTGAAGGCTGGTTGCCGGCGTTCTCGCTCGCTCGGCATTACGCGGGCGACCGGGAAGGGGCGGGGCGTAGCGAAAACTGA
- the nhaB gene encoding sodium/proton antiporter NhaB yields MSRSLTGAFARGFLGHSPLWYKAVICLFLVLNPLLLTALGPVATGWVLVIEFIFTLAMALKCYPLMPGGLLLIEALLLKMTTPEALYEELLHNFPVILLLMFMVAGIHFMKELLLFLFSKILLGVRSKAILSLLFCVLSAFLSAFLDALTVTAVIISAAVGFYAVYHRVASGANPREESALDSDGQVAQLHRDDLDQFRAFLRSLLMHGAVGTALGGVCTLVGEPQNLLIGHEMSWHFGEFFFRVAPVSMPVLAAGLVTCVLLEKLRLFGYGTLMPERVRQVLASYAAEDDAARTQAQRVALLVQGIAALILIVCLGLHVAEVGLIGLLVIVLITAFTGITDEHRLGRAFQDAMPFTALLVVFFAVVAVIHQQQLFSPLIAWVLALPAEQQPGMLYLANGLLSAISDNVFVATIYITEVKQAFLEGAMSREHFETLAVAINTGTNLPSVATPNGQAAFLFLLTSAIAPLVRLSYGRMVWMALPYTVVMGGLGWWAVTYWL; encoded by the coding sequence ATGTCCCGTTCCCTGACCGGCGCCTTCGCCCGCGGTTTCCTGGGCCACTCGCCGCTCTGGTACAAGGCGGTCATCTGCCTGTTCCTGGTGCTCAACCCTCTGTTGCTGACCGCCCTCGGCCCGGTGGCCACCGGTTGGGTGCTGGTGATCGAATTCATCTTCACCCTGGCGATGGCGCTCAAGTGCTACCCGTTGATGCCGGGCGGCCTGCTGCTGATCGAAGCGCTGTTGCTGAAGATGACCACGCCTGAAGCGCTCTATGAGGAATTGCTGCACAACTTCCCGGTGATCCTGCTGCTGATGTTCATGGTGGCCGGCATCCACTTCATGAAGGAACTGCTGCTGTTCCTGTTCTCCAAGATCCTCCTGGGCGTGCGCTCCAAGGCGATCCTGTCGTTGCTGTTCTGCGTGCTGTCGGCCTTTCTCTCGGCGTTCCTCGATGCGCTGACGGTGACAGCGGTGATCATCAGCGCCGCAGTGGGCTTCTATGCCGTCTATCATCGCGTCGCCTCGGGGGCCAACCCTCGGGAGGAGTCGGCGCTGGACAGCGATGGCCAGGTGGCGCAACTGCACCGGGACGACCTGGACCAGTTCCGCGCGTTCCTGCGCAGCCTACTGATGCATGGCGCCGTGGGTACGGCCCTGGGCGGTGTTTGCACCTTGGTGGGCGAGCCGCAGAACCTGCTGATCGGCCACGAAATGAGCTGGCACTTCGGCGAGTTCTTCTTCAGGGTGGCCCCGGTATCGATGCCGGTGCTGGCCGCAGGCCTGGTGACCTGCGTGCTGCTGGAAAAGCTGCGCCTGTTCGGCTACGGCACGCTGATGCCCGAACGCGTGCGCCAGGTGCTGGCCAGCTACGCCGCCGAGGACGACGCCGCGCGTACCCAGGCCCAGCGCGTGGCCCTGCTGGTGCAAGGCATCGCCGCGCTGATCCTGATCGTCTGCCTGGGCCTGCACGTCGCCGAAGTGGGCCTGATCGGCCTACTGGTGATCGTGCTGATCACCGCCTTCACCGGCATCACCGATGAACACCGCCTGGGCCGCGCCTTCCAGGACGCCATGCCGTTCACCGCGCTGCTGGTGGTGTTCTTCGCCGTGGTGGCGGTGATCCACCAACAGCAGTTGTTCAGCCCATTGATCGCCTGGGTCCTGGCCCTGCCGGCCGAACAGCAGCCAGGCATGCTGTACCTGGCCAACGGCCTGCTGTCGGCGATCAGCGACAATGTGTTCGTCGCCACTATCTATATCACCGAGGTCAAGCAGGCCTTCCTCGAGGGCGCCATGAGCCGCGAGCATTTCGAGACGCTGGCGGTGGCGATCAACACCGGCACCAACCTGCCCAGCGTGGCCACGCCCAACGGGCAGGCGGCGTTCCTGTTCCTGCTGACCTCGGCGATCGCGCCGCTGGTGCGGTTGTCCTATGGGCGGATGGTGTGGATGGCGTTGCCCTATACCGTGGTCATGGGCGGGCTGGGGTGGTGGGCGGTGACCTACTGGCTCTGA
- a CDS encoding crotonase/enoyl-CoA hydratase family protein, producing the protein MTEYRAFKVELTDNIAHVQINRPEKLNAMNADFWQEILDIFQWVDDTDAVRVVVLSAAGKHFSAGIDLALLAQLAGQMGKDVGRNARLLRRTILGLQASFNAVDNCRKPVLAAIQGYCLGGAIDLVSACDMRYCSADAQFSIKEIDMGMAADVGTLQRLPRIIGDGVMREMAYTGRNVAAAEAQRIGLVNQVFDDQAALLDGVFALAAQIAQKSPIAVGGTKQMLNYMRDHRIDDGLEYIATWNAAMLQSEDLRVAIAAHMSKQKPTFAD; encoded by the coding sequence GTGACCGAGTATCGCGCATTCAAGGTTGAACTGACCGATAACATCGCCCATGTGCAGATCAACCGCCCAGAAAAGCTCAATGCGATGAATGCCGACTTCTGGCAGGAGATCCTCGACATCTTCCAATGGGTCGACGATACCGACGCGGTGCGCGTGGTGGTGCTCAGCGCCGCCGGCAAGCATTTCTCCGCCGGTATCGACTTGGCCTTGCTGGCCCAGCTGGCCGGGCAGATGGGCAAGGATGTAGGCCGCAACGCACGCCTGCTGCGGCGTACCATTCTCGGCCTGCAGGCGTCGTTCAATGCCGTGGACAACTGCCGCAAGCCGGTGCTGGCGGCGATCCAGGGGTATTGCCTGGGCGGGGCGATCGACCTGGTCTCTGCCTGTGACATGCGCTATTGCAGCGCGGATGCGCAGTTTTCGATCAAGGAGATCGACATGGGCATGGCGGCCGATGTCGGCACCTTGCAACGTTTGCCGCGTATCATCGGCGATGGTGTGATGCGCGAGATGGCCTATACCGGGCGCAACGTAGCGGCGGCCGAGGCCCAGAGGATCGGGCTGGTCAACCAGGTGTTCGACGACCAGGCGGCGCTGCTCGACGGAGTCTTTGCCTTGGCGGCGCAAATTGCGCAAAAATCGCCGATTGCCGTGGGTGGCACCAAGCAGATGCTCAACTACATGCGCGACCATCGCATCGACGATGGTCTGGAGTACATCGCCACCTGGAACGCCGCCATGTTGCAGTCCGAAGACCTGCGGGTCGCCATCGCGGCCCACATGAGCAAACAGAAACCGACGTTCGCCGACTGA
- the nudC gene encoding NAD(+) diphosphatase, which yields MSARWTTAVLDPQITGGLAVARGPEGFLVDDNGALFPRQWLKSQDLDVLCEHGIGHLDGQPVFLLELRATAQVPGCTWRGLRQFMLEGDMQTYTVLGYAAQIGTWAREHRFCGSCGQPMAQIRWERAMYCQPCDLRSYPRISPSMIVLITRGDEVLLARSPRFVTGVYSTLAGFAEPGESAEDCLVREVREEVAVEVRNIQYIGSQCWPFPHSMMLGFHAEYAGGEIVMQPDEIEDAQWFNVHDLPPLPAGRSIARYLIDLYVARRLGLPEPVLPH from the coding sequence ATGTCAGCACGCTGGACTACCGCAGTACTCGACCCGCAGATCACCGGCGGCCTGGCCGTCGCCCGCGGCCCGGAAGGGTTCCTGGTGGACGATAACGGCGCGCTGTTCCCCCGCCAGTGGCTCAAGAGCCAGGACCTGGACGTGCTGTGCGAGCACGGTATCGGCCACCTGGACGGCCAGCCGGTGTTCCTGCTCGAGCTGCGCGCCACTGCCCAGGTGCCGGGCTGCACCTGGCGCGGCCTGCGCCAGTTCATGCTCGAAGGCGACATGCAGACCTACACGGTGCTGGGCTATGCCGCACAGATCGGCACCTGGGCCCGCGAGCACCGTTTCTGCGGCAGCTGTGGCCAGCCCATGGCCCAGATCCGCTGGGAGCGGGCGATGTACTGCCAGCCGTGCGACCTGCGCAGCTACCCGCGCATCTCGCCGAGCATGATCGTATTGATCACCCGCGGCGACGAGGTATTGCTGGCGCGCTCGCCGCGCTTCGTCACCGGCGTGTACAGCACCCTGGCCGGCTTCGCCGAGCCTGGCGAGTCGGCCGAGGACTGCCTGGTGCGCGAGGTGCGTGAGGAAGTGGCGGTGGAGGTCAGGAACATCCAGTACATCGGCAGCCAGTGCTGGCCGTTCCCTCATTCGATGATGCTGGGCTTCCACGCCGAGTATGCCGGCGGCGAGATCGTCATGCAGCCGGACGAGATCGAGGACGCTCAGTGGTTCAATGTGCACGACCTGCCGCCGCTGCCGGCCGGGCGCTCCATCGCCCGCTACCTGATCGACCTCTACGTGGCCCGCCGCCTAGGCCTGCCCGAACCAGTGCTGCCACACTAG